One Panicum virgatum strain AP13 chromosome 9K, P.virgatum_v5, whole genome shotgun sequence genomic region harbors:
- the LOC120650909 gene encoding probable inorganic phosphate transporter 1-8 translates to MARGGDNLQVLSALDAAKTQWYHFTAIIVAGMGFFTDAYDLFCISLVTKLLGRIYYTDTAKPDPGSLPPNVAAAVNGVAFCGTLAGQLFFGWLGDKLGRKSVYGMTLMLMVICSIASSLSFGHTSTGVMATLCFFRFWLGFGIGGDYPLSATIMSEYANKRTRGAFIAAVFAMQGFGILAGGIVTLIISAAFRAGYPAPAYQENAAASTVSQADFVWRIILMLGAAPALLTYYWRMKMPETARYTALVAKNAKQAAADMSRVLQTEIVDEQEKLDGMVTSAGNSFGLFSREFARRHGLHLLGTVSTWFLLDIAFYSQNLFQKDIFTSINWIPKAKTMSALEEVFRISRAQTLIALCGTVPGYWFTVALIDVVGRFAIQLLGFFMMTVFMLGLAIPYHHWTTAGNHIGFVVMYAFTFFFANFGPNSTTFIVPAEIFPARLRSTCHGISAAAGKAGAIIGAFGFLYAAQNQDKSKADHGYPAGIGVRNSLFVLAGVNMLGFFFTFLVPESKGKSLEEMSGEAEDGAEEAPAGGGRAVRPSETQMV, encoded by the exons ATGGCGCGCGGTGGGGACAACCTGCAGGTGCTGAGCGCGCTGGACGCGGCCAAGACGCAGTGGTACCACTTCACGGCCATCATCGTGGCCGGCATGGGCTTCTTCACCGACGCCTACGACCTCTTCTGCATCTCCCTCGTCACCAAGCTGCTGGGCCGCATCTACTACACCGACACCGCCAAGCCCGACCCGGGCTCGCTCCCGCccaacgtcgccgccgccgtcaacggCGTCGCCTTCTGCGGCACGCTCGCCGGCCAGCTCTTCTTCGGCTGGCTCGGCGACAAGCTCGGCCGCAAGAGCGTCTACGGCATGACGCTCATGCTCATGGTCATCTGCTCCATCGCCTCGAGCCTCTCCTTCGGCCACACGTCCACGGGGGTCATGGCCACGCTCTGCTTCTTCCGATTCTGGTTGGGGTTCGGCATCGGCGGCGACTACCCGCTCTCGGCGACCATCATGTCCGAGTACGCCAACAAGCGCACCCGCGGCGCCTTCATCGCCGCCGTCTTCGCCATGCAGGGCTTCGGCATCCTCGCCGGTGGCATTGTCACGCTCATCATCTCCGCCGCCTTCCGCGCCGGCTACCCGGCGCCGGCTTACCAGGAGAACGCCGCTGCCTCCACCGTCTCGCAGGCCGACTTCGTGTGGCGCATCATCCTCATGCtcggcgccgcgcccgcgctgcTCACCTACTACTGGCGGATGAAGATGCCCGAGACGGCGCGCTACACCGCGCTCGTCGCCAAGAACGCCAagcaggccgccgccgacaTGTCCCGGGTGCTCCAGACGGAGATCGTCGACGAGCAGGAGAAGCTCGACGGCATGGTCACCTCCGCCGGCAACAGCTTCGGCCTCTTCTCCCGGGAGTTCGCGCGCCGCCACGGGCTCCACCTCCTCGGCACGGTCAGCACCTGGTTCCTCCTCGACATCGCCTTCTACAGCCAGAACCTTTTTCAGAAGGACATCTTCACCAGCATCAACTGGATCCCCAAGGCCAAGACCATGAGCGCGCTCGAGGAGGTGTTCCGCATCTCCCGCGCCCAGACGCTCATCGCGCTCTGCGGCACCGTGCCGGGCTACTGGTTCACCGTCGCGCTCATCGACGTCGTCGGCCGCTTCGCCATCCAGCTGCTGGGCTTCTTCATGATGACCGTCTTCATGCTCGGGCTCGCCATCCCGTACCACCACTGGACGACGGCCGGCAACCACATCGGCTTCGTCGTCATGTACgccttcaccttcttcttcgcaAACTTCGGGCCCAACAGCACCACCTTCATCGTGCCCGCCGAGATCTTCCCGGCGCGGCTGCGGTCGACGTGCCACGgcatctccgccgccgcggggaaggCCGGCGCCATCATCGGGGCCTTCGGGTTCCTGTACGCGGCGCAGAACCAGGACAAGAGCAAGGCGGACCACGGGTACCCCGCGGGCATCGGCGTCCGCAACTCGCTCTTCGTGCTCGCCGGGGTCAACATGCTCGGCTTCTTCTTCACCTTCCTCGTGCCCGAGTCCAAGGGGAAGTCGCTCGAGGAGATGTCCGGCGAGGCCGAGGACGGCGCCGAGGaggcgcccgccggcggcggccgcgccgtgcGGCCGTCCGAGACACAGATG GTGTAG